From a single Bacillus sp. NEB1478 genomic region:
- a CDS encoding sigma-70 family RNA polymerase sigma factor, whose protein sequence is MEQTSYLNKDLVSDTRKLRNEFEEIVSVYSTDLWNYCKYVTGSPWDGEDLYQETMIKSFGLLPHRWSDITDKKSYLFRVATNTWLDHCRKLKREVGTLDEVPEANADFSDQLLIEEILTSLEANLTPKQTAAFLLLDIFQFSAEEVAGIVQSTPGGVYSSVQRARRKIASLDFSKSKTKATTKSHNTTIQAYLEAFNNGDLKRMLDLFSEQAQNEAFFGFQEFSKEEMRNGSLRFGLPGYTAQEMILWGKPVIIVLTTGDSGPEIHDIQMQEVENGKIVNHKSYFFRKEFILAAAEELGIKAQLVKPPVYWD, encoded by the coding sequence ATGGAACAAACGAGTTATTTGAACAAAGATTTAGTGAGTGACACTCGAAAACTAAGGAATGAATTTGAAGAAATCGTATCAGTTTATTCAACCGACCTGTGGAATTATTGCAAATATGTTACTGGTTCCCCTTGGGATGGTGAAGATCTTTATCAAGAAACAATGATAAAGTCTTTCGGTCTGCTTCCCCACCGCTGGAGTGATATTACCGACAAAAAGAGCTACCTATTCAGAGTTGCAACAAATACTTGGCTGGATCATTGCAGAAAGCTCAAACGTGAAGTAGGAACTTTAGATGAAGTACCCGAAGCAAATGCTGATTTTTCAGACCAACTATTAATAGAAGAAATACTTACATCTTTAGAAGCAAATCTGACACCTAAGCAAACAGCTGCATTTCTACTATTAGATATTTTCCAATTCAGTGCAGAAGAAGTAGCGGGAATAGTACAAAGCACTCCAGGGGGTGTTTATTCATCTGTACAAAGAGCAAGAAGAAAAATTGCTTCATTGGATTTTTCAAAATCCAAAACGAAAGCAACAACAAAAAGCCATAACACAACCATCCAAGCATACTTAGAAGCTTTTAATAATGGAGACTTAAAACGTATGTTAGATTTATTTAGTGAACAAGCACAAAATGAAGCTTTCTTTGGTTTCCAGGAATTCTCTAAAGAAGAGATGCGGAATGGTTCATTAAGATTTGGTTTGCCAGGCTACACAGCTCAAGAAATGATACTCTGGGGTAAACCAGTGATCATTGTGTTAACTACTGGTGACAGCGGCCCTGAAATACATGACATACAAATGCAAGAAGTTGAAAATGGAAAAATCGTTAACCATAAAAGCTATTTTTTCAGAAAAGAATTCATTCTAGCCGCTGCTGAAGAGCTTGGAATAAAGGCACAGTTAGTAAAACCACCTGTATATTGGGACTGA